The Bradyrhizobium sp. WBAH42 genome includes a window with the following:
- a CDS encoding histidine kinase — protein sequence MWNRPRFDLKVRLTLRVAAISAACFAAISTYFLVTADRAAHARIDGIAAIVAKTLELQQGKVQWAASPRSDFPNLDPVSAHVMTPGLCLGFRGPSGEMLQRFCSGAPAPASPPPQAFAAFYRGVFDPGREAARPVIVRGTKLGETVVSLDPAVQTADAWHEAGRLMIALAIALPLLCALVYAALARALRPTRMIGSGLERIAAGDLTARLPPFDLAELSAIRDVFNHLAESLDTALAERSELTRKLIALQDEERRHLARELHDEFGQSLAAIRALAASARQTAAQDCPGLLGECDSIARTATGMMETLRGALFRLRPPDVDELGLIASLEGLVSGWNGRSRGQPRFEIRFDGAFEGVPAAVSANLYRIVQEALTNATKHAGATKVSLHLTMADSEIALAIEDDGRPNEAAAKSGMGLLGMRERVAALRGRLSFETGPHGSALRVIIPLAAAASGALEHAA from the coding sequence ATGTGGAATCGCCCGAGGTTCGATCTCAAGGTCCGTCTGACGCTGCGCGTGGCCGCGATATCGGCCGCCTGCTTCGCCGCGATCTCCACCTATTTCCTTGTCACGGCTGACCGCGCCGCGCATGCGCGCATCGACGGTATCGCCGCCATCGTGGCGAAGACGCTGGAGCTGCAGCAAGGCAAGGTGCAGTGGGCGGCGAGCCCCCGCTCGGACTTTCCGAACCTCGACCCGGTGTCGGCCCATGTCATGACGCCCGGCCTGTGTCTTGGATTCCGTGGGCCGAGCGGCGAGATGCTGCAGCGTTTCTGTAGCGGCGCGCCTGCCCCGGCCAGCCCGCCGCCGCAAGCCTTCGCCGCCTTCTATCGCGGCGTGTTCGACCCCGGCCGCGAGGCGGCGCGGCCCGTGATCGTGCGCGGAACCAAGCTCGGCGAGACCGTGGTTTCGCTCGACCCGGCGGTGCAGACGGCGGACGCCTGGCACGAGGCCGGCCGCCTGATGATCGCGCTTGCGATCGCGCTGCCGCTGCTCTGCGCGCTGGTCTATGCCGCACTGGCCCGCGCGCTGCGCCCCACCCGCATGATCGGCAGCGGCCTCGAACGCATCGCCGCCGGCGACCTCACCGCCCGGCTGCCGCCATTCGACCTCGCCGAGCTCTCCGCCATCCGCGACGTCTTCAACCATCTCGCCGAAAGCCTCGACACCGCGCTCGCCGAGCGGAGCGAACTGACGCGGAAGCTGATCGCGCTCCAGGACGAGGAGCGCCGCCATCTCGCCCGCGAGCTGCATGACGAATTCGGCCAGTCGCTGGCCGCGATCCGCGCGCTGGCCGCATCCGCCCGCCAGACTGCGGCGCAGGACTGTCCCGGCTTGCTCGGCGAATGCGACAGCATTGCCCGCACCGCGACCGGCATGATGGAGACGCTGCGCGGCGCGCTGTTCCGGCTGCGGCCGCCCGATGTCGATGAGCTTGGCCTCATCGCTAGCCTCGAAGGCCTGGTGTCGGGTTGGAACGGCCGCAGCCGCGGCCAGCCCCGCTTCGAGATCCGGTTCGACGGCGCTTTCGAAGGCGTGCCCGCCGCCGTCAGTGCCAACCTGTATCGCATCGTGCAGGAGGCGCTCACCAACGCCACCAAGCATGCCGGCGCAACGAAGGTCAGCCTGCATCTGACCATGGCCGACAGCGAGATCGCGCTCGCGATCGAGGACGATGGCCGGCCGAACGAAGCTGCCGCCAAGTCCGGCATGGGCCTGCTTGGCATGCGCGAGCGCGTCGCTGCGCTTCGCGGCCGGCTCAGCTTTGAGACCGGCCCTCACGGCTCGGCGCTGCGCGTAATCATTCCGCTCGCGGCTGCCGCGTCTGGGGCCCTGGAGCATGCGGCATGA
- a CDS encoding response regulator transcription factor, giving the protein MSAVEATILLVDDHSVVREGYRSVLQKQPGLRVVAEAADGAEAYRLYKSETPDLVIMDLSMPGIGGIEAVRRIRQWDKTARILVFTMHENAGFAVQAIRAGARGYVTKTSPPETLVRAVKDVLAGKIAISPDIDHELALSRISGETLAADVLTPREFEVLRLLLAENTTEEIAETLHVSPKTVANLHSLIKDKLGVGSDIELVRLALRQGILTEVDLGEA; this is encoded by the coding sequence ATGAGCGCAGTTGAAGCGACGATCCTGCTGGTCGACGACCATTCCGTCGTCCGCGAGGGCTATCGCTCGGTGCTCCAGAAACAGCCGGGCTTGCGCGTCGTCGCCGAGGCGGCCGACGGTGCGGAAGCCTATCGCCTGTACAAATCCGAGACGCCCGACCTCGTCATCATGGACCTCAGCATGCCCGGCATCGGCGGCATCGAGGCGGTCAGGCGGATCAGGCAGTGGGACAAGACTGCGCGGATTCTCGTTTTCACCATGCACGAGAATGCCGGCTTTGCCGTGCAGGCGATCCGCGCCGGTGCACGGGGTTACGTCACCAAGACCAGTCCGCCCGAGACCTTGGTGCGCGCGGTCAAGGACGTGCTCGCCGGCAAGATCGCCATCAGCCCCGACATCGACCACGAGCTTGCGCTCAGCCGGATCAGCGGCGAGACCTTGGCCGCCGACGTGCTGACGCCGCGCGAGTTCGAGGTGCTGCGGCTGCTGCTCGCCGAGAACACGACCGAGGAGATCGCCGAGACGCTGCATGTCAGCCCGAAGACGGTGGCGAACCTGCATTCGCTGATCAAGGACAAGCTCGGCGTCGGCTCCGACATCGAGCTGGTCCGGCTGGCGCTGCGCCAGGGCATCTTGACCGAGGTCGATCTCGGCGAGGCCTGA
- a CDS encoding DUF3280 domain-containing protein, which produces MHRSRPVLSACLLFLLSCSPVAAQSAIGVAMDDFSYTDTSAEPTNQTAAHERRLAAFMAALRRDIGEGGRYRLVSSAQDGAAFKVVGGIQKTSTLVQWAKVAVINVGAKTLVLDKLYSFRGDNDEAWERAEIFVSREVMAALGTPAPVELAVFDFELEDMTAASAGASAASDASYLAEVTGGVREALGHSGRYRIVDVSGEAGKTGALRDCGGCEASIARKLGADQSLIGVVRRVSRTEYTLGFQVRDARTGAVLARGDSGLRMGADYSWKRGAVRLISDRLIDSQQATDAPRR; this is translated from the coding sequence ATGCACCGCTCCCGGCCGGTTCTCTCTGCCTGTCTCCTCTTCCTCCTCTCCTGCTCGCCCGTCGCTGCGCAGTCCGCCATCGGGGTTGCCATGGACGATTTCAGCTACACCGACACCTCGGCCGAGCCGACCAACCAGACCGCCGCCCACGAGCGGCGGCTGGCGGCGTTCATGGCCGCACTCAGACGAGACATCGGCGAGGGTGGGCGCTATCGGCTGGTGTCCTCGGCCCAGGACGGAGCGGCGTTCAAGGTGGTCGGCGGCATTCAGAAGACGAGCACGCTGGTGCAATGGGCCAAGGTTGCCGTGATCAACGTCGGCGCCAAGACGCTCGTGCTGGACAAGCTCTACAGCTTCCGCGGCGACAATGATGAAGCATGGGAGCGCGCCGAGATCTTTGTGTCTCGCGAGGTCATGGCTGCGCTCGGCACGCCTGCGCCGGTCGAGCTTGCCGTGTTCGATTTCGAGCTCGAGGACATGACGGCCGCTTCAGCGGGCGCGTCCGCTGCGTCAGATGCGTCATATCTCGCGGAGGTCACTGGCGGTGTGCGCGAGGCGCTCGGGCATTCCGGCCGTTACCGGATCGTCGACGTTAGCGGAGAGGCGGGGAAAACCGGCGCTTTGCGGGATTGCGGCGGCTGCGAGGCTTCCATTGCACGCAAGCTCGGTGCGGACCAATCGCTGATCGGCGTGGTGCGCCGCGTCAGCCGCACCGAATACACGCTCGGCTTCCAGGTTCGCGATGCCAGGACCGGCGCGGTGCTGGCGCGGGGCGACAGCGGCCTGCGCATGGGCGCCGACTATTCCTGGAAACGCGGTGCGGTTCGCCTGATCAGCGACCGGCTGATCGACAGCCAGCAGGCCACCGACGCACCTAGAAGGTAA